One window of the Chryseobacterium shigense genome contains the following:
- the rnhA gene encoding ribonuclease HI, which yields MRIEIYTDGACSGNPGKGGYGILMRVPEKNYQKTFSKGFRKTTNNRMELLAVITAMEKLKSSENDIHIYTDSKYVADAVNQNWISGWIKRGWKNVKNPDLWKRFIEMYNMHKPQMHWVKGHAGHFENELCDKLAVAAASSPNLEVDTYFEGLESNSLF from the coding sequence TTGAGAATAGAAATATACACTGATGGAGCATGCAGCGGAAATCCCGGAAAAGGAGGTTATGGAATCCTTATGCGCGTCCCGGAAAAGAACTATCAGAAAACATTTTCAAAAGGATTCAGAAAAACCACCAATAACAGGATGGAGCTTCTCGCTGTTATTACGGCAATGGAAAAACTAAAATCTTCGGAGAACGATATTCACATTTATACAGACAGCAAATATGTAGCTGATGCTGTTAACCAAAACTGGATCTCCGGATGGATCAAAAGAGGATGGAAAAATGTAAAAAATCCGGACCTCTGGAAAAGGTTCATTGAAATGTATAACATGCATAAACCTCAGATGCATTGGGTAAAAGGCCATGCAGGTCACTTTGAAAACGAACTCTGTGATAAACTGGCTGTCGCAGCAGCAAGCTCACCAAACCTGGAAGTAGACACTTATTTCGAAGGCCTGGAAAGCAATTCGCTTTTTTAA
- a CDS encoding MFS transporter, whose product MISFTPLKTLQNVEFRNLLTGRFFIVLAFRMLATLLGWWVYQLTKDPFSIGLIGLSEVIPAVSCALYAGHVIDMNEKKRLLLICNYAYIFLIGLLLIPAFFNVEMHFNGHEITYFIYGVIFFTGIARAFIGPIVPSMIPKIVKKENLPNAVTLNQATFLISSVCGHAVGGLLIGYFGVKWTLVVIISLIFIASLFFWQLKQQHSEYKKENVNVVESMREGISYIFKTKEILGALCLDMFAVLFGGAVAMIPVFATDILDAGAEGFGLLNAASDIGSMCIITLLALVPLRKNQGKILLAVVAGFGLCIIGFGLSKLYWLSFIFLVMSGMLDGISVVIRGTIVQLKTPDNIRGRVLSVNSIFIMSSNEMGQFESGLMAKLLGVVRSVVFGGSMTVLVAILVASTNPKLRKMNY is encoded by the coding sequence ATGATTTCCTTTACACCGTTAAAAACATTGCAAAATGTTGAATTCAGGAATCTTCTTACGGGAAGATTTTTTATTGTTTTAGCCTTCAGAATGCTCGCAACTTTACTGGGATGGTGGGTATATCAGTTAACAAAAGATCCATTTTCAATAGGCCTTATCGGGCTTTCGGAGGTAATTCCGGCGGTAAGCTGCGCACTGTATGCGGGCCATGTTATTGACATGAACGAAAAAAAGAGACTGCTTCTGATCTGCAATTATGCCTATATATTCCTGATCGGTCTTTTGTTGATTCCAGCATTTTTCAATGTAGAGATGCATTTTAACGGCCACGAAATTACCTATTTCATCTATGGTGTTATATTTTTCACAGGAATTGCAAGAGCTTTCATTGGACCTATTGTTCCGTCAATGATCCCTAAAATTGTAAAGAAGGAAAATCTCCCGAATGCAGTAACCCTGAACCAGGCTACTTTTCTGATCTCTTCCGTATGCGGACATGCTGTGGGCGGACTTCTTATCGGTTATTTCGGAGTAAAATGGACTTTGGTTGTTATTATTTCCCTGATATTTATTGCTTCATTATTCTTCTGGCAGCTGAAACAGCAGCATTCCGAATATAAAAAAGAGAATGTAAATGTTGTGGAAAGTATGCGTGAAGGTATTTCTTATATCTTTAAAACAAAAGAAATTTTAGGGGCATTATGCCTTGATATGTTTGCGGTGCTTTTTGGTGGGGCTGTTGCTATGATCCCTGTATTTGCCACTGACATCCTGGATGCCGGAGCGGAAGGCTTCGGTCTTCTGAATGCCGCTTCAGATATAGGCTCTATGTGCATCATTACTCTTCTGGCGCTTGTTCCGTTAAGAAAAAATCAGGGAAAAATCCTTCTTGCAGTTGTTGCCGGATTCGGGCTTTGCATTATTGGCTTCGGGTTATCCAAGTTGTACTGGCTGTCATTTATCTTCCTGGTAATGAGCGGAATGCTGGATGGAATTTCAGTGGTAATCAGAGGAACCATTGTGCAGCTGAAAACTCCTGACAACATCAGGGGACGTGTATTGAGCGTCAACTCCATATTCATTATGTCGAGTAATGAAATGGGGCAGTTTGAAAGCGGACTGATGGCAAAATTGCTAGGCGTGGTACGTTCTGTAGTCTTCGGGGGAAGTATGACGGTTTTAGTCGCTATTCTTGTAGCGAGTACCAATCCCAAGCTGAGAAAAATGAATTATTAG
- the dnaB gene encoding replicative DNA helicase, which produces MAQKETLSSLTHGNFARELSIADGKMPPNAVDFERLVIGTFLIDKKGLDHSIDLLTPEVFYDPRHQVIFATILKLYEGNHPVDLMTIIQELKKEDKLSQAGGDHYIIDLTMGVSSSAHIEYHVRVILEKYILRSLINVSANVIDSSYKESTDVFELLDKAEQSFFEITNGTIKKGFDTANSLVKQAIDTIKSLKDKEGLSGVPSGFRDIDKETGGWQNSDLIIIAARPAMGKTAFLLSMARNIAVGHKIPMVLFSLEMASVQLITRMIASETKISSEKLRKGTLDDEEWQRLFSNVSELENAPLFIDETPSLSIFDFRAKCRRLVMQHGVKLIMVDYLQLMTAGGGGKGVGNREQEISMISRSLKAIAKELNVPVIALSQLSRSVETRPGKRPQLSDLRESGAIEQDADIVSFIFRPEYYKIAVWDNDEEGQETSTENQAELIIAKHRNGATADVRLSFLKHFAKFGDIEAALNGGMGGYPSNFGSNEPGGFEKIKTTIQPGAAFDLPDSSKLSGSSMNDFDDDDDFPF; this is translated from the coding sequence ATGGCGCAGAAAGAAACATTATCATCCCTTACACACGGAAACTTTGCAAGAGAATTGTCTATTGCGGATGGAAAAATGCCTCCCAATGCTGTAGATTTTGAAAGACTGGTTATAGGAACTTTTTTAATAGACAAGAAGGGGCTTGACCATTCTATTGACCTTCTTACTCCTGAAGTATTTTATGACCCGAGACATCAGGTTATTTTTGCCACGATCCTGAAACTTTATGAAGGTAACCACCCTGTGGATCTGATGACCATTATCCAGGAATTAAAAAAAGAAGACAAACTCAGCCAGGCAGGTGGTGATCATTATATCATCGATCTAACGATGGGTGTAAGTTCATCTGCCCATATAGAATATCATGTACGTGTTATTCTGGAAAAATATATCTTAAGAAGCCTTATTAATGTTTCCGCCAACGTAATCGATTCATCTTACAAAGAATCTACCGATGTATTTGAGCTGCTGGATAAAGCGGAACAGTCCTTCTTTGAAATCACCAACGGTACCATCAAAAAAGGATTCGATACCGCCAATTCATTGGTAAAACAGGCAATTGACACTATCAAATCTTTGAAAGATAAAGAAGGGCTTTCCGGAGTTCCTTCAGGATTCAGGGATATTGATAAAGAAACGGGAGGCTGGCAAAATTCCGACCTCATCATTATAGCAGCCCGTCCGGCGATGGGTAAAACAGCATTCCTTCTATCAATGGCCAGAAATATAGCTGTAGGACACAAAATCCCAATGGTGCTTTTCTCTCTCGAGATGGCATCCGTACAGCTTATCACCAGGATGATTGCTTCTGAAACCAAAATTTCTTCTGAAAAACTGAGAAAAGGAACTTTGGATGATGAAGAATGGCAAAGACTGTTCTCCAATGTATCCGAACTTGAAAATGCACCGCTTTTTATTGACGAAACTCCTTCTCTTTCTATATTCGACTTCCGTGCAAAATGCCGGAGACTGGTAATGCAGCATGGCGTAAAGCTGATCATGGTGGATTATCTTCAGCTGATGACCGCAGGAGGCGGAGGAAAAGGTGTCGGAAACCGTGAACAGGAAATCTCCATGATCTCCCGTTCATTAAAAGCCATCGCCAAAGAACTTAACGTACCTGTTATTGCACTTTCCCAGCTATCAAGAAGTGTAGAAACCCGTCCCGGTAAAAGGCCCCAGCTTTCTGACCTGAGGGAATCCGGAGCTATTGAGCAGGATGCCGATATTGTATCCTTTATTTTCAGACCCGAATATTATAAAATTGCAGTTTGGGACAATGACGAAGAAGGCCAGGAAACTTCAACCGAAAACCAGGCTGAGCTTATCATAGCAAAACACAGAAATGGTGCAACAGCCGATGTAAGATTATCATTCCTGAAGCACTTTGCCAAATTCGGGGATATTGAAGCCGCACTTAATGGCGGTATGGGAGGCTATCCTTCTAATTTCGGTTCTAATGAACCCGGTGGTTTTGAAAAGATTAAAACAACAATTCAACCCGGTGCCGCATTTGATCTTCCTGACAGCTCAAAACTTTCAGGCTCATCGATGAATGATTTCGATGATGACGATGATTTTCCTTTCTAA
- a CDS encoding lectin-like domain-containing protein: protein MNKFLLSCISLFLLFLSGGAFSQTYQLTGNPVSTTGWTMVAPTQVMGDFIQLTPDTNNQSGSIRLNDQINLKYCDKWRVEFDFRMDSNQTSNGDGIAFWYLANPPVASVLGSGLGVSQNAVGFIVGFDTYNNTTTATMSKIHVAYGQVANTTDNNNVEFFNVPGSSFHSPDLNTTQPFQGTTYKHVEVTAQVDPAIPTNWIIKITLDGTTICNQSFAPSGTAAAMTIGYFGFSASTGGARSRHSIKNVKIYTDKVPILQSTATQSFCPNPTTGYGSVNLTTFNSQFVSNPSNYTFTYLQGATPITNPTNYQFNTNTTVTVIIKDNAGILCDNPDGKILLVLAPLTLTDKTLTACNNNKAGTGIFNLTTANVTDVLGATKKYYKTLNDLNAGTNEIANPSSYTSAPGVVYVKVITPQGCTGTAKITLTFYPETPVKEATLQSCFIQDNITNAIFDLTSANVTTLTSGFTKKYYSSVADALSGTNEIMNPSQYMSVSIAVYVKVTDSNGCFAIAKVNLVVLPPVKSSVLKDKIICIDGRTDLDAGPGFDSYEWSTGATTPSIQGIGVGLYWVKLKTGSCITLQTVKVIASANPVITSIDINNTTVTVNVSGGTPPYKYSLNGIDWQDSNTFTGLHRGEAKVFVKDFYNCSPVEVQITVPNLINAITPNGDNINDVIDYSSLAYKKNLIFIVYDRYGNKLYEANKTRNFKWDGTASGKKILTGTYWYSISWNENDKNNTETKYSGWVLVKNRE from the coding sequence ATGAATAAATTTTTACTGTCTTGTATTTCCCTCTTTCTGCTTTTCTTGTCAGGAGGAGCATTTTCCCAAACCTATCAGTTAACCGGAAATCCAGTAAGCACTACCGGATGGACTATGGTAGCCCCCACCCAGGTTATGGGCGATTTTATCCAGCTCACTCCCGATACCAACAACCAGTCAGGGTCTATCAGGCTAAATGATCAGATTAACTTAAAATATTGCGATAAATGGAGGGTTGAATTTGATTTCAGAATGGATTCCAACCAAACATCCAATGGTGACGGAATTGCATTCTGGTATCTGGCGAATCCACCTGTTGCAAGCGTACTAGGCTCCGGACTGGGAGTTTCTCAAAACGCCGTTGGTTTCATTGTAGGTTTTGACACTTATAATAACACCACTACAGCCACAATGAGTAAAATACATGTTGCTTACGGGCAGGTAGCCAATACAACAGACAATAACAATGTTGAATTTTTCAATGTTCCCGGAAGCTCTTTTCACTCACCAGACCTGAACACCACCCAACCTTTTCAGGGAACAACCTATAAGCATGTTGAAGTAACTGCACAGGTAGATCCGGCAATTCCCACCAACTGGATTATAAAAATAACACTTGACGGAACAACAATCTGCAACCAGTCGTTTGCTCCTTCAGGCACAGCAGCTGCAATGACTATTGGATATTTTGGATTTTCGGCTTCCACAGGTGGTGCAAGATCAAGACATTCCATTAAAAATGTAAAAATCTACACCGATAAAGTTCCCATTTTACAAAGTACAGCTACCCAATCGTTCTGTCCAAATCCGACTACGGGGTATGGATCTGTAAATTTAACGACCTTCAATTCACAATTCGTAAGCAATCCTTCCAATTATACATTTACCTACCTGCAGGGAGCAACACCAATCACCAATCCCACCAACTATCAATTCAATACAAATACCACAGTTACCGTAATCATAAAGGACAATGCAGGAATACTATGCGACAACCCGGACGGGAAGATATTGCTGGTACTGGCCCCTCTTACACTCACCGATAAAACCTTAACAGCATGTAACAATAATAAAGCGGGAACAGGAATATTCAATCTTACTACCGCCAATGTAACTGACGTACTTGGCGCAACGAAAAAATACTACAAAACCCTGAATGACCTGAATGCTGGCACTAACGAAATTGCCAATCCGAGCTCTTACACTTCCGCACCCGGAGTAGTTTATGTAAAAGTAATAACTCCACAGGGATGTACAGGTACAGCAAAAATCACCTTAACTTTCTATCCTGAAACCCCGGTAAAAGAAGCTACCCTGCAATCCTGTTTCATCCAGGATAATATTACGAATGCCATATTCGACCTTACCTCTGCTAATGTGACCACACTGACCAGCGGTTTTACAAAAAAATACTATTCAAGCGTGGCAGATGCTTTAAGCGGGACCAATGAGATTATGAATCCATCTCAGTATATGTCCGTGAGCATTGCAGTTTATGTAAAAGTAACAGATTCCAACGGTTGCTTCGCCATAGCAAAAGTTAATCTGGTTGTTCTTCCTCCGGTAAAATCTTCTGTTTTAAAAGACAAAATCATTTGTATTGATGGCAGAACCGATCTGGATGCAGGTCCAGGCTTTGACAGCTACGAATGGAGCACAGGAGCAACCACACCTTCTATTCAGGGAATAGGCGTAGGACTTTATTGGGTAAAACTTAAAACAGGAAGCTGTATTACCCTTCAGACGGTAAAGGTTATTGCTTCCGCAAACCCCGTAATCACAAGCATTGACATCAATAATACAACCGTAACCGTAAATGTATCCGGCGGAACTCCCCCATACAAATATTCTTTAAACGGCATCGACTGGCAGGACTCCAATACATTCACAGGATTACACAGGGGTGAGGCAAAGGTTTTCGTTAAAGATTTTTACAACTGCTCACCTGTTGAAGTTCAGATCACTGTTCCCAATCTGATCAACGCTATTACACCGAACGGCGACAACATTAATGATGTTATTGATTATTCTTCACTCGCATACAAGAAGAATCTGATTTTTATAGTGTATGACAGATATGGCAATAAACTGTATGAAGCCAACAAAACAAGAAACTTCAAATGGGACGGAACTGCATCCGGCAAAAAAATCCTTACAGGAACTTACTGGTACTCTATTTCATGGAACGAAAATGATAAAAACAATACCGAAACCAAATATTCAGGATGGGTATTGGTAAAAAACAGAGAATAA
- a CDS encoding T9SS type B sorting domain-containing protein: MKKTLLLLILFIAQVFYAQSDCVTAIPLCGNSELSYTPSGHGTIAENLSANGCLGRSENFSVWYTFTVATSGTLTFVIDPNVNSDDYDFAVYGPTTNGCTSLNTNNTFVTPLRCNYNGSTPTGNTGLTLTLPPPPPPNTNGNAGNSAEWSPYMQVLAGETYYLVVDNFRSSPDGFKMTWGGTATLSSAFNDPVLAPNPFLPPGIPGANPDDPTTIMVCGLPSQFNFTTLTPGIINGNNPNFQVTYHDNVNDVITGEDPLTTATVNGTTTYYYRIRYFDPDNPNSVINKCFISGKFKFVNASITARNATIFACNNNGEGIGKFDLTTADVFTGTVTKKYYPTLADLNADTNEITNPTDYISPQKIVYVKVISVFGCTATAAITLSFHPVVTLKDAILEECYIENDVLKSTFDLTTADVGSIAGQTKKFYKTLIDAKAETNPISPANAYITESTEVYVRVTNTNQCYAIAKITLKVLPPVKSAVLKDKTICAEAKTTLDAGPGFDGYEWSTGATTQSINNAGIGVYWVKLKTGKCFTLQTVTVFASSQPVIASVDISNNTITINASGGTPPYTYSVDGINWQTTNTFSGLPRGENKIFLKDSFDCNPIQITVTIPNLINAITPNGDKVNDEIDYSALAYKKNLIFIVYDRYGNKLYEANKMRDYKWDGTASGKKIPTGTYWYTISWNENDKNSTETKYSGWILVKNKE, encoded by the coding sequence ATGAAAAAAACATTACTTCTTTTAATTCTATTTATAGCACAGGTGTTTTATGCACAGTCCGATTGCGTCACGGCAATCCCTCTTTGCGGAAACTCTGAGCTATCGTACACCCCGTCAGGACATGGAACTATCGCAGAGAATCTATCCGCAAACGGATGTCTGGGCAGAAGTGAGAATTTCTCGGTATGGTATACTTTTACCGTTGCTACATCCGGAACTTTAACATTCGTTATTGATCCCAACGTAAATTCCGATGACTACGATTTTGCAGTATACGGTCCTACAACCAATGGATGTACTTCTTTAAATACCAATAACACTTTTGTAACGCCGCTAAGATGTAACTACAACGGTAGTACTCCAACGGGAAATACAGGACTTACTTTAACTTTGCCTCCACCTCCACCTCCCAATACAAACGGAAATGCAGGAAACTCAGCTGAGTGGAGCCCATATATGCAGGTACTGGCCGGTGAAACATATTATCTTGTTGTAGACAACTTCAGAAGTTCTCCGGACGGATTTAAAATGACATGGGGTGGTACCGCTACCTTAAGTTCAGCATTTAACGATCCTGTTCTTGCGCCTAATCCTTTCCTTCCGCCTGGTATCCCTGGAGCTAATCCGGATGACCCTACAACCATCATGGTATGCGGGCTTCCGTCACAGTTCAACTTTACTACCCTTACTCCAGGTATTATCAATGGGAACAACCCTAATTTCCAGGTTACTTACCATGACAACGTTAACGATGTTATTACAGGAGAAGATCCACTTACCACTGCTACTGTAAACGGAACAACTACTTACTACTACAGAATCCGGTATTTTGATCCTGACAACCCGAACAGCGTTATCAATAAATGTTTCATAAGTGGTAAGTTTAAATTCGTAAATGCCAGCATTACAGCAAGAAATGCAACTATTTTTGCTTGTAACAATAATGGTGAGGGTATAGGTAAATTTGACCTTACAACGGCAGATGTATTTACCGGAACCGTAACCAAAAAATATTATCCTACTCTTGCCGATCTGAATGCTGATACTAACGAAATTACCAACCCTACTGATTATATTTCCCCTCAGAAAATAGTTTACGTTAAAGTAATTTCTGTATTTGGATGTACGGCTACAGCAGCCATTACGCTATCATTCCACCCGGTGGTAACGTTAAAAGATGCAATACTGGAAGAATGTTACATTGAAAATGATGTCCTGAAATCTACATTTGATCTTACAACTGCTGATGTAGGTTCGATAGCGGGACAAACGAAGAAATTCTACAAGACACTAATCGATGCCAAGGCAGAAACCAACCCGATTTCTCCTGCAAATGCTTACATTACTGAAAGCACTGAGGTTTATGTAAGAGTAACCAATACCAACCAGTGTTACGCTATTGCCAAGATCACGTTAAAAGTTCTTCCTCCGGTAAAATCTGCCGTGCTGAAAGACAAAACAATCTGTGCTGAAGCTAAAACAACATTGGATGCAGGGCCAGGATTTGACGGTTACGAATGGAGCACAGGTGCCACCACACAATCTATCAACAATGCAGGAATAGGAGTTTATTGGGTAAAACTGAAAACAGGAAAATGCTTCACTTTACAGACTGTAACTGTTTTTGCTTCTTCACAGCCGGTAATTGCCAGCGTGGATATCAGCAATAACACTATTACAATAAATGCTTCAGGCGGAACCCCTCCTTATACGTATTCAGTAGATGGTATCAACTGGCAGACAACCAATACATTCAGCGGGCTTCCTAGAGGAGAAAATAAAATCTTCCTAAAGGATTCTTTCGACTGTAATCCTATCCAGATTACTGTTACGATACCAAACCTGATCAACGCTATTACTCCGAACGGGGATAAGGTAAATGACGAAATTGATTATTCTGCATTGGCTTATAAGAAAAATCTGATATTCATTGTATATGACAGATACGGAAACAAGCTTTATGAAGCCAATAAAATGAGAGACTACAAATGGGACGGAACAGCCTCCGGCAAGAAAATCCCTACAGGTACTTACTGGTACACCATCTCATGGAACGAAAACGATAAAAACAGTACCGAAACGAAATATTCAGGATGGATACTGGTAAAAAATAAAGAATAA
- a CDS encoding T9SS type B sorting domain-containing protein codes for MKKALLIFLIICSRILYAQSDCISAISICGNSDISYTPSGPGNVLEGIGVNSCLSDTENEHFSVWYSFTASTSGTLAFTINPNVDTDDYDFAVYGPTTNGCTSLNNSNIFVTPVRCNFWGTGSSQGNTGLSLTIPPPPPPNTNGNAGNQDEWSPHLVVQAGETYYLVVDNYRSSANGFSLTWSGTASLSSAFNDPTLAPYPFVTPGLPAANPNDPNEVTVCSLATPFNFASLSTGIINGNSGNFKVSYHKNTNDVITGGNPVTTEIVNLASVYYYRIVYQDPTNPSNPMNGCFITGKFKFRDGSFTLTNATLTSCSNNGSGTAMFDLTTAAIGAGPNHVLKYYPTMFDLNAGTNEITSPAIYQFVSAEGKIYVKATNEFGCTATAEITLKFHPLVPVTDSSLRSCFLETNPSLGTFNLSNAIVTTLTSATKKYYPSLTDAVNGTNEILSFLAYTAPSGVIYVKVFNAQGCYSIAKVTLTVLSPVYSNVLKDKIICVEDKTTLDAGPGFNGYEWSTGATTQSITNVSVGTYWVKLKTGDCITLQTVKVYASEQPVVSSIDIANTSITVNVIGGTPPYQYSMDNINWQDSNVFSNISRGDHTVYVKDAYDCEPIDITVVVPNLINVITPNGDGINDVIDYSALSGKQGLILSIFDRYGTKIHQADKTNGYKWDGTVAGKKVPTGTYWYSVTWNENDKKNTPFKFSGWVMVKNRE; via the coding sequence ATGAAAAAAGCATTACTCATTTTTCTAATCATCTGCTCGCGCATCTTATATGCCCAATCAGATTGTATTAGTGCAATATCTATCTGTGGAAACTCAGATATTTCTTATACACCGTCGGGACCAGGGAATGTTCTGGAAGGCATTGGTGTGAATTCCTGTCTTAGTGATACGGAAAATGAACACTTTTCCGTATGGTACAGTTTCACGGCATCAACCTCAGGAACATTGGCATTTACAATTAATCCCAACGTTGATACTGATGACTATGACTTCGCTGTTTACGGTCCTACCACCAACGGCTGTACTTCACTGAACAACAGTAATATTTTTGTAACACCGGTAAGATGTAATTTCTGGGGCACAGGTAGCTCCCAGGGGAATACAGGCCTGTCACTGACTATACCGCCACCGCCACCGCCAAATACAAACGGAAATGCTGGAAACCAGGACGAATGGAGCCCACACCTTGTAGTACAGGCAGGCGAGACATATTATCTTGTTGTAGACAACTACAGAAGTTCTGCAAACGGATTCTCCCTGACATGGAGCGGTACCGCAAGCTTAAGCTCTGCATTTAACGATCCTACTCTGGCACCTTATCCATTTGTTACTCCGGGACTTCCGGCTGCTAACCCGAATGATCCGAACGAGGTGACTGTATGTTCACTTGCCACTCCATTCAACTTTGCTTCATTAAGCACAGGAATTATCAATGGCAACAGTGGAAATTTCAAGGTAAGCTATCACAAGAATACCAATGATGTGATTACAGGCGGAAATCCTGTTACAACAGAAATAGTAAATCTTGCATCAGTTTATTACTACAGAATTGTATATCAGGATCCTACAAATCCAAGCAACCCTATGAACGGGTGCTTTATTACAGGGAAATTTAAATTTAGAGACGGAAGCTTTACTCTAACCAATGCCACACTTACAAGCTGCAGCAACAATGGTTCAGGTACGGCAATGTTCGATCTTACAACCGCTGCTATAGGAGCCGGCCCTAATCATGTATTAAAATATTATCCTACTATGTTCGACCTGAATGCAGGAACGAATGAGATTACAAGCCCGGCAATCTACCAGTTTGTATCTGCCGAAGGAAAAATATATGTAAAGGCAACCAATGAGTTCGGATGTACGGCAACAGCTGAAATTACATTGAAATTCCATCCTTTGGTACCGGTAACTGATTCTTCTCTGAGATCATGTTTCCTTGAAACAAACCCTTCACTGGGAACATTTAATTTGAGCAATGCTATAGTAACCACACTGACAAGTGCAACAAAAAAGTATTATCCTTCTCTTACAGATGCAGTAAACGGAACAAATGAAATTTTAAGCTTCCTTGCTTATACTGCTCCATCAGGAGTTATCTACGTAAAAGTATTTAATGCGCAGGGATGTTATTCTATTGCGAAAGTAACTCTTACTGTACTTTCTCCGGTGTACTCAAATGTTCTTAAGGATAAGATTATCTGCGTTGAAGATAAAACAACACTGGATGCAGGACCTGGATTTAACGGTTACGAATGGAGCACAGGAGCCACTACACAGAGTATTACTAATGTAAGCGTAGGAACCTACTGGGTTAAACTAAAAACCGGAGACTGTATCACATTACAGACCGTAAAAGTATATGCTTCCGAACAGCCGGTTGTTTCAAGTATTGATATTGCCAATACTTCTATAACCGTAAATGTTATCGGAGGGACTCCTCCTTATCAGTATTCTATGGATAATATTAACTGGCAGGATTCTAACGTATTCAGCAATATTTCAAGAGGAGACCATACGGTATATGTAAAAGATGCCTACGATTGTGAGCCTATTGATATAACAGTTGTTGTACCTAATCTTATTAACGTTATTACTCCAAACGGAGACGGTATTAATGATGTTATAGATTATTCAGCGCTATCAGGAAAACAGGGTCTTATATTAAGTATCTTCGACAGATATGGAACCAAGATCCACCAGGCCGATAAAACAAACGGATACAAGTGGGACGGAACTGTTGCCGGTAAAAAAGTTCCTACAGGAACATACTGGTATTCTGTAACATGGAATGAAAATGATAAAAAGAACACACCATTTAAATTCTCAGGATGGGTAATGGTAAAAAATAGAGAATAA